From one Caldichromatium japonicum genomic stretch:
- a CDS encoding ParB/RepB/Spo0J family partition protein: protein MDTTEPKGPIRRRGLGRGLDALLGAARVPLARTDPDDQSAVPHASAAHHDLVRPIPLEHIQRGRYQPRRHFDPEALTELADSIRAQGVLQPIVVRPLAEPTATGVRYEIIAGERRWRAAQQAGLSEIPAVVRAVDERTALAIALIENIQRAALNPLEEAEALARLVSEFALTHQEVAEAVGRSRTAVTNALRLLDLNPEVKGLLASGQIEMGHARALLGLKDTLQTQVAQQVAAAGLSVRATERLVRRLQQAGSSETVAVSQEDPDIRRLQIDLAERLGARVQIRHRRNGKGSLVIVYESLDELDGILARIR, encoded by the coding sequence ATGGATACGACTGAACCCAAGGGTCCGATCCGCCGCCGCGGCCTGGGACGCGGCCTGGATGCACTTCTGGGCGCTGCCCGGGTACCACTCGCCCGCACTGACCCTGACGATCAGTCCGCCGTCCCCCATGCCTCTGCTGCTCACCACGATCTCGTACGCCCCATCCCGCTGGAGCATATCCAGCGCGGGCGCTACCAACCGCGGCGTCATTTCGACCCAGAGGCGCTTACTGAACTTGCCGATTCCATCCGTGCCCAGGGCGTACTCCAGCCGATCGTGGTGCGCCCCCTTGCTGAACCGACGGCGACAGGTGTGCGCTATGAGATCATCGCCGGCGAGCGGCGCTGGCGCGCAGCCCAGCAAGCGGGGCTCTCCGAGATCCCAGCCGTCGTGCGCGCTGTCGATGAGCGCACGGCCCTAGCGATCGCCTTGATCGAGAACATCCAGCGCGCTGCCTTGAATCCCTTGGAAGAGGCTGAGGCGCTGGCGCGACTGGTCTCTGAGTTTGCGCTCACCCATCAGGAGGTCGCCGAGGCGGTGGGCCGATCGCGCACGGCGGTCACCAATGCCTTGCGCCTGTTGGATCTCAACCCCGAGGTCAAGGGCTTGCTTGCGTCGGGACAGATCGAGATGGGTCATGCCCGCGCCCTGCTCGGGCTCAAGGATACACTTCAGACTCAGGTCGCCCAGCAGGTCGCTGCCGCTGGCCTCTCAGTGCGGGCAACAGAGCGCCTGGTACGCCGATTGCAGCAAGCTGGATCCAGCGAGACGGTCGCAGTCTCCCAGGAAGATCCCGATATCCGCCGGCTCCAGATCGACCTTGCCGAGCGGCTCGGGGCTCGGGTCCAGATCCGCCATCGGCGTAACGGCAAGGGTTCTTTGGTGATCGTCTATGAGAGTCTGGATGAGCTCGATGGCATCCTGGCCCGCATCCGTTAG
- a CDS encoding ParA family protein: MATVIAIANQKGGVGKTTTAVNLAAALAYLRRRLLLIDLDPQGNATMGCGIDKYGLAQTTCDLLLNDVPFAECLQRVTEPAPGFDLLPANADLTAAEVGLLELPERERRLSRLLSNVVAAYELVIIDCPPSLNMLTLNALVAAHAVLIPIQCEYYALEGLSALLETIEQVRESRNPGLYIAGILRTMYDPRNNLANQVSTQLVAHFKDQVYHTIIPRNVRVAEAPSHGQSVLTYDPQSRGALAYLALASEVLRRHDKRCQAA; this comes from the coding sequence ATGGCCACTGTTATCGCGATCGCCAATCAGAAGGGCGGTGTCGGCAAGACCACGACTGCGGTCAATCTGGCCGCGGCCTTGGCCTATCTGCGTCGGCGCCTGCTCCTGATCGACCTAGACCCCCAGGGCAATGCCACCATGGGCTGCGGGATCGACAAATACGGCCTGGCCCAGACGACCTGCGACCTGCTCCTCAACGACGTCCCCTTCGCTGAATGCCTTCAGCGTGTGACCGAGCCCGCACCAGGTTTTGACCTCTTGCCGGCCAATGCGGATTTGACCGCCGCCGAGGTCGGGCTGCTGGAACTTCCCGAGCGCGAGCGGCGCCTCAGCCGACTCTTGAGCAATGTGGTCGCAGCCTATGAGCTGGTTATCATCGACTGCCCGCCCTCGCTGAATATGCTGACCCTCAATGCCTTGGTGGCGGCCCATGCTGTGCTGATCCCGATCCAGTGTGAGTACTATGCGCTCGAGGGTCTATCGGCCTTGCTCGAAACCATCGAGCAGGTGCGCGAGAGCCGTAACCCTGGCCTATATATCGCCGGTATCCTGCGTACCATGTATGACCCGCGCAATAATCTCGCCAACCAGGTCTCTACCCAGCTCGTCGCCCATTTCAAGGATCAGGTCTATCACACCATCATCCCGCGCAATGTCCGTGTGGCTGAGGCGCCCAGCCACGGTCAGTCCGTCCTGACCTATGACCCGCAATCGCGCGGGGCGCTTGCCTATCTGGCGCTGGCCAGCGAGGTCTTGCGCCGGCATGACAAACGCTGTCAGGCGGCCTAA
- the rsmG gene encoding 16S rRNA (guanine(527)-N(7))-methyltransferase RsmG, giving the protein MKKTSTPPKPDWQLIEDRLSVGLAVLRLPATDGQRACLIDLLRLLVRWNQAYNLTAVRDPFEMVARHLLDSLAVAPFIAGETVLDVGTGPGLPGLPLAIVLPQWHFWLLDSNGKKIRFVRQAALELGLVNVEAVHARIETYRTGQKFSTIISRAVAAEAILGVFNADLMASAGRLLLMKARLDPSVDELAQAGYRPFIHPLRIPFLDAPRHLIELRSA; this is encoded by the coding sequence ATGAAAAAGACCAGCACCCCGCCTAAACCGGATTGGCAGTTGATCGAGGATCGTTTGTCGGTCGGCTTGGCGGTGCTGCGCCTGCCGGCTACAGACGGACAGCGCGCGTGTCTGATCGATCTGCTCAGGCTGCTCGTGCGCTGGAACCAGGCGTATAACCTCACAGCGGTACGCGACCCGTTCGAGATGGTCGCCCGCCATCTGCTCGATAGCCTAGCGGTTGCGCCCTTTATCGCCGGCGAGACGGTACTCGATGTGGGCACGGGCCCTGGGCTGCCGGGCCTGCCGCTCGCCATCGTACTGCCGCAATGGCACTTTTGGCTCCTTGATAGCAACGGCAAAAAGATCCGTTTCGTGCGTCAGGCGGCGCTTGAGCTGGGTCTTGTCAATGTCGAAGCCGTCCATGCGCGCATCGAGACATATCGAACAGGGCAAAAATTCAGTACCATAATCAGCCGCGCGGTGGCAGCCGAGGCCATTCTGGGTGTCTTCAATGCTGATCTCATGGCCTCAGCCGGTCGTTTGTTGCTCATGAAGGCCCGCTTGGACCCCTCTGTGGATGAGCTGGCCCAGGCAGGATATAGACCGTTCATCCATCCGCTACGGATCCCCTTTTTGGATGCGCCGCGCCATTTGATCGAACTCCGGAGCGCTTGA